From a single Lolium rigidum isolate FL_2022 chromosome 7, APGP_CSIRO_Lrig_0.1, whole genome shotgun sequence genomic region:
- the LOC124671514 gene encoding BTB/POZ and MATH domain-containing protein 1-like: MGTGRTSRGGPSTATPAGRPYPPISAPPHAPTPTSSPPPSETASTSVTKTVNGSHHFKIAGYSLAKGIGVGKYIASESFTVGGFEWAIYFYPDGKSAEDGAAYVSLFIALASEGTDVRALFELTLVDQSGKGQDKVHTHFGRSLEGGPYTLKYRGSMWGYKRFFKRSGLETSDYLKDDCLLVNCTVGVVQSHTEGPKIYRIPVPQSNMSQHIGQLLSSGKRTDITFEVDGEMFPAHKVVLAARSPVFRAQLFGPMKDKNMRCITIEDVEAPVFKALLHFMYWDELPDIEELTGLNTTWVSTLMAQHLLAAADRYALERLKLLSELKLCEDVAINTVANTLALAEQHHCYQLKTVCLKFVALPENLKAVMQTDGFDYLQQSCPSLLTELLEYVAKVGEHTVSPCLYSNEVLDGGDANGRRVKPRI; the protein is encoded by the exons ATGGGCACGGGCCGAACCAGCCGCGGCGGGCCCTCCACCGCCACCCCCGCAGGCCGGCCCTACCCGCCGATCTCCGCCCCACCGCACGCCCCCACCCCCACCTCCTCGCCGCCCCCCTCCGAGACGGCCTCCACCTCCGTCACCAAGACCGTCAACGGCTCGCACCACTTCAAGATCGCGGGCTACTCGCTCGCCAAGGGGATCGGCGTCGGCAAGTACATCGCCTCCGAGTCCTTCACCGTCGGGGGGTTCGAGTGGGCCATCTACTTCTACCCCGACGGCAAGAGCGCCGAGGACGGCGCCGCATACGTCTCGCTCTTCATCGCGCTCGCGTCCGAGGGCACCGACGTGCGCGCGCTATTCGAGCTCACGCTCGTCGACCAGAGCGGCAAGGGACAGGACAAGGTGCACACGCACTTTGGGAGGTCGCTCGAGGGAGGGCCGTACACCCTAAAGTACCGCGGAAGCATGTG GGGTTACAAACGTTTCTTCAAACGATCTGGCCTGGAAACATCAGATTATCTTAAAGATGATTGCCTTTTAGTGAACTGCACCGTTGGTGTTGTTCAATCACACACTGAAGGACCAAAGATATACAGGATACCAGTGCCACAATCAAACATGTCTCAGCATATTGGGCAGCTGCTGAGTAGTGGAAAGAGAACGGACATCACATTTGAAGTCGACGGGGAGATGTTTCCTGCTCACAAGGTGGTACTTGCGGCCCGATCGCCAGTTTTTAGGGCCCAGCTTTTTGGGCCCATGAAAGATAAAAACATGAGGTGCATAACAATTGAAGATGTGGAGGCTCCTGTCTTCAAG GCCTTGCTCCATTTTATGTACTGGGATGAGTTGCCTGACATAGAAGAGCTTACTGGTCTTAATACAACGTGGGTGTCCACTTTGATGGCCCAGCACTTGCTTGCAGCTGCGGATCGTTATGCTTTGGAGAGACTAAAATTGCTCTCCGAACTCAAACTGTGTGAAGATGTTGCAATAAACACAGTAGCAAACACATTGGCTCTGGCTGAACAGCACCACTGTTATCAACTAAAAACTGTTTGCTTAAAATTCGTGGCTTTGCCTGAGAATTTGAAAG CTGTCATGCAAACCGATGGATTCGATTATTTGCAGCAAAGCTGCCCATCCCTTCTGACGGAGCTCCTTGAGTATGTGGCTAAGGTAGGAGAGCACACGGTGAGCCCTTGCTTATATTCAAACGAAGTCCTGGATGGCGGCGACGCAAATGGAAGACGTGTGAAACCAAGAATCTAA
- the LOC124670493 gene encoding rhomboid-like protein 19 — MMNSVSAPPPTLPAGGASFFRGYTKLCKGLAVILFLVHLLVQLFPSALDYLALIPARTIPFAWNLITAGYVEQTIPGVIISIIGLLLFGKLLEPLWGTKELSKFVFIVNFSTSMCVFVTAIALYYVTQQETYLYTPLSGFYGVLSGLLVGIKQLMPDQELNLFVLKIKGKWIPSLIALISVVVSFFVNELVSSLPVILFGIYMSWIYLRYFQKRLETGLKGDPSDEFSFSSFFPGFLRPVLDPIASIFHRLLCGRSDRADSRGQTLETSPLTDSTEANRRRERGQRALEQRLAEKLAAVRSTESTSTDASDKV, encoded by the exons ATGATGAACAGCGTCTCCGCTCCGCCGCCGACGCTTCCCGCCGGG GGTGCGAGCTTCTTCAGAGGGTACACCAAGCTGTGCAAGGGCCTCGCCGTCATACTGTTCCTCGTGCACCTCTTGGTCCAGCTCTTCCCGTCAGCCCTCGATTATCTCGCGCTTATTCCCGCAAG GACAATCCCTTTTGCATGGAACCTGATTACTGCTGGTTATGTTGAGCAAACAATTCCAGGG GTTATTATCAGCATAATTGGTCTTCTTTTATTTGGGAAGTTGCTAGAGCCTTTATGGGGCACAAAGGAGTTATCAAAGTTCGTTTTTATTGTGAACTTCTCAACTTCGATGTGTGTCTTCGTAACTGCTATTGCTTTGTACTATGTAACACAACAAGAGACCTACCT CTATACTCCTCTTTCTGGATTTTATGGAGTCCTGTCAGGATTGCTGGTGGGCATCAAACAACTTATGCCAGATCAGGAGCTTAATCTTTTTGTGCTGAAGATTAAGGGAAAG TGGATTCCATCACTTATTGCACTGATCTCAGTTGTCGTAAGCTTCTTCGTGAATGAATTGGTATCTTCCCTACCAGTTATACTGTTTGGCATTTATAtgagttggatttacctgcgctaCTTCCAAAAGAGGCTAGAGACAGGCCTGAAAGGAGACCCAAGTGATGAGTTCTCTTTCTCAAGTTTCTTCCCTGGATTTCTAAG ACCGGTTCTGGACCCAATAGCCTCAATATTCCATAGGCTTCTTTGTGGAAGATCTGATAGGGCTGACTCTAGGGGTCAGACGTTGGAAACCTCACCATTGACAGATTCTACTGAGGCAAACAGGAGGAG GGAAAGGGGTCAAAGAGCACTGGAGCAAAGATTGGCTGAGAAGCTTGCTGCGGTCAGGAGCACGGAGAGCACATCAACCGATGCTTCTGACAAAGTTTGA
- the LOC124670492 gene encoding protein HUA2-LIKE 3-like → MAPTRKRRTSSAAAAAAAAAAQWKVGDLVLAKLKGYPAWPAMITEPQEWGHSPMKKKLLVCFYGTKEIAFCNYADLEAFTEEKKKSLLVKRHGKGADFVRAVKEIVEIFDSMKKDDNDNSGLGPAKNSSNLDTGGPEDGSDLANDNKLDGNPASPMDHSMASTPGSNIAALESEHCVVNSAPDEPTSSFSKRRQNNAQQLDSFTHGKLASARRPRSSLSADHRTRDSCGLNGPNLPSVDMILEDKQEGSSRHKFIGDDKSNSDFLSAKKGVMLFSCSQGTSSQSGTSGNGNDEKNSSSANVENTLNVEVCQTVMDREDNLNEVQDIPTSTTVTFKRKRKPDTNDINNSVISMVPHMDEELQPKSSGNTPDSPNSGNDVNKSDGDDHLPLVKRARVRMGRPQLEDSIVDEPDISDNKTELAMPVDQCYQQELSSVAGKDYPADEPPPGIDPSPEVDISLASGKDHSADKVPPSLDPSPKVDLSLASGEVQTACNNKECQSKVLTLDGEAALPPSKRLHRALEAMSANAAETITDPPEVNKPKDFILKPSTTSIARSPSNNSADAPLKSPKTAPTKSSEICATALDTPTSQKYDSLPVIVNNDSPSSVSLEFANGDNHDLPKDEVCNRVDDVCGKSPTCSLESKEPAVVSELDQLPLGKASRNELPDPITNSSQDFSKNIDGSSYPLGPAKTVVSGANEDCNTLPHDEPVLAEPTVCVVDRTSVSSLVTKVTCGQSVAGAQAFETHGSSAMSLKESDRRMNPKDTSLSPDSMPMKELIAAAHARRLSQPTSFIDSFLDSNVISPSANIPSAKEGSGGRCSPSNNNTIRSASDRVHTQQNSGTILFDDMEQKSLNKLPGHDEARSARRAFENFLGTLTRTKECIARATRLALDCAKHGIAGEVMDVIIERLEKESNLYKRVDLFFLVDSIIQCCRNQKGGVGDAYPSLIQAVLPRILYASAPPGNFAWENRRQCLKVLKLWLERKTLSEYIIRHHIKELEALNEAAFGTSRRPSGTERALNDPLRDNEGMLVDEYGSNTGFHLPNLIGTKLLDEEGSSSEDRSFEAVTPEHESAGANEQEGASQVDGAKHRLVFEEVNGDLEMEDVAPSSEAKVRSAPDLTDARCTVTNRNVNSVPPLPDDKPPTPPPLPSSPPPLPRPPYPVFQGSQVQGASHLAADRVDPDNLRNVQDQHPHSIPNNRGNMDPCVVPLQPPVPYTSGCAGHTNQILPPPPLPPPPPPPPIAQFHPPGPHGNFSGPPVPHHGNNFHHPPSAPLPNNAYHLHPPPPHPPGPPNQFPYMPPEPQQRIQPWNCNSPYPEGYQYNGHDRGPHPFDRRHHFDDRWHHFDDRGRHFNDGGHHFDAGGHYFDDGPYHYDDRGHHFNDRGQMHPEAVDRGGFPPHFGPDPPYPDHFDHGRPLDHPPGPCAGWAMPPRRSKFPPGSRHSMDPPISHEGGWRRQGRHNNDRFHR, encoded by the exons ATGGCGCCGACCCGGAAGAGGCgcacgtcgtcggcggcggccgccgcggccgccgccgccgcgcagtgGAAGGTGGGCGACCTCGTGCTCGCCAAGCTCAAGGGCTACCCGGCGTGGCCGGCCATG ATAACTGAGCCGCAGGAATGGGGGCATTCTCCAATGAAAAAGAAGTTGCTGGTCTGCTTTTATGGAACTAAAGAGAT TGCTTTCTGCAATTATGCTGACCTTGAGGCGTTCACTGAAGAGAAAAAGAAATCTCTACTTGTTAAACGACATGGGAAAGGCGCAGATTTTGTCCGAGCAGTTAAGGAAATAGTAGAAATTTTTGATTCTATGAAGAAAGATGACAATGATAACAGTGGTTTGGGCCCTGCCAAAAATAGCAGCAATTTGGACACTGGAGGTCCTGAAGACGGTTCTGATTTGGCCAATGACAACAAGCTTGATGGCAACCCTGCCTCTCCCATGGATCACAGCATGGCCAGTACTCCTGGGTCCAATATTGCTGCATTGGAGAGTGAACACTGTGTTGTGAACTCTGCACCTGATGAGCCTACTAGTTCATTTTCAAAGAGGAGACAAAATAATGCTCAGCAACTAGATTCTTTTACTCATGGTAAGCTTGCATCAGCACGGAGGCCAAGAAGTTCATTAAGTGCTGATCATAGGACCCGGGATTCTTGTGGGCTGAATGGTCCCAATCTGCCTTCTGTTGACATGATCCTTGAGGATAAGCAGGAAGGCTCTTCTCGACATAAATTTATAGGCGATGACAAATCCAACTCGGATTTTCTTTCAGCTAAGAAGGGTGTTATGCTGTTCAGTTGCAGTCAAGGCACCTCAAGTCAATCTGGAACCTCAGGGAATGGTAATGATGAGAAAAACTCGAGTTCTGCAAATGTAGAAAACACCCTCAATGTTGAAGTATGTCAAACTGTCATGGATAGAGAAGATAATCTGAATGAAGTGCAAGATATTCCCACAAGCACAACAGTTACATTTAAAAGAAAGCGAAAGCCAGACACAAATGATATTAATAATTCTGTAATTAGTATGGTACCACATATGGATGAAGAATTGCAGCCTAAGTCAAGTGGAAACACACCAGATTCTCCCAATTCAGGGAATGATGTCAATAAGTCAGATGGAGATGACCACTTGCCACTAGTGAAAAGGGCACGGGTTAGGATGGGAAGACCCCAGCTGGAGGACTCCATTGTTGATGAGCCTGATATTTCTGATAACAAAACGGAGTTGGCCATGCCTGTAGATCAATGTTATCAACAAGAACTTTCTTCAGTAGCGGGAAAGGATTATCCAGCTGATGAGCCCCCCCCTGGCATAGATCCTTCACCTGAAGTAGACATATCTCTGGCATCGGGAAAGGATCATTCAGCTGACAAGGTTCCTCCTAGCTTAGATCCTTCACCCAAAGTAGACCTGTCTCTGGCGTCAGGAGAAGTTCAGACTGCTTGCAATAACAAAGAATGTCAATCAAAGGTTCTGACATTGGATGGAGAAGCTGCTTTGCCTCCATCTAAACGCCTACATCGTGCCTTAGAGGCTATGTCTGCTAATGCAGCTGAAACTATTACTGATCCGCCAGAAGTGAATAAGCCAAAGGACTTTATCCTGAAgcctagcacaacttcaatagcaAGATCACCTTCTAATAACTCTGCAGATGCACCTCTCAAAAGTCCAAAAACTGCACCAACTAAAAGCTCGGAAATTTGTGCAACTGCTTTAGATACCCCAACTTCTCAAAAGTATGACTCGCTACCAGTCATAGTAAACAACGACTCCCCTTCGTCTGTTTCTTTGGAATTTGCAAACGGCGACAATCATGATCTTCCAAAAGACGAAGTTTGCAATAGGGTTGATGATGTCTGTGGAAAGTCTCCAACCTGTTCCTTGGAGTCGAAAGAGCCTGCTGTTGTATCTGAACTTGATCAATTGCCTTTGGGGAAAGCAAGTAGAAATGAGCTGCCAGATCCAATTACCAACTCTAGTCAAGATTTTAGCAAAAATATTGATGGGTCATCCTATCCACTTGGCCCAGCAAAGACGGTTGTGTCAGGCGCGAATGAAGATTGCAATACCTTGCCACATGATGAGCCAGTTTTGGCTGAACCAACAGTCTGTGTGGTTGATAGAACAAGTGTCTCTTCGCTGGTTACTAAAGTTACATGCGGCCAGTCTGTTGCAGGCGCCCAAGCATTTGAAAC GCATGGTTCTTCAGCAATGTCACTAAAAGAATCTGACCGGAGAATGAACCCAAAGGATACTAGTTTATCTCCGGACTCAATGCCAATGAAAGAACTTATTGCGGCTGCACATGCTCGGAGATTGTCTCAACCAACTTCTTTCATAGACAGTTTTTTAGATTCCAATGTTATTTCACCTTCGGCGAATATACCTTCAGCTAAGGAAGGATCAGGTGGCAGGTGTTCACCTTCAAATAATAATACAATAAGGTCTGCATCAGATAGGGTTCATACTCAACAGAATAGTGGTACAATTCTTTTTGACGACATGGAACAGAAGAGCTTGAACAAATTACCAGGTCATGATGAAGCCAGGTCAGCACGTAGGGCCTTTGAAAATTTCCTTGGTACattaacaagaacaaaagaatgtATAGCTCGTGCAACCCGTCTTGCACTGGATTGTGCTAAGCATGGCATTGCTGGAGAG GTAATGGATGTCATCATTGAACGCCTGGAAAAAGAATCAAATTTGTATAAAAGGGTGGACCTGTTCTTCCTTGTTGATTCAATAATCCAATGCTGTCGCAATCAGAAAG GTGGAGTTGGCGATGCCTACCCTTCTCTTATCCAAGCAGTCCTGCCAAGAATACTGTATGCTTCAGCTCCTCCTGGAAATTTTGCATGGGAAAATCGAAGGCAATGTCTGAAG GTTTTGAAACTCTGGCTTGAGAGGAAAACCCTTTCAGAATACATCATTCGTCATCATATTAAAGAGCTTGAAGCTCTTAATGAGGCAGCATTTGGAACCTCTCGTCGTCCTTCAGGGACAGAGAGAGCTTTAAATGACCCTTTGCGGGATAATGAAGGAATGCTTGTAGATGAATATGGAAG CAATACTGGTTTCCATCTTCCAAATTTAATCGGCACAAAACTACTTGATGAGGAAGGAAGCTCCTCTGAGGATAGGAGCTTTGAAGCTGTTACTCCTGAACATGAATCTGCTGGTGCTAATGAGCAAGAAGGGGCTTCTCAAGTGGATGGGGCGAAGCATCGACTTGTCTTTGAAGAAGTGAATGGTGATCTCGAGATGGAAGATGTAGCCCCATCATCTGAAGCTAAAGTTAGGTCTGCACCTGATCTAACTGATGCTAGGTGTACAGTAACTAATCGAAATGTCAAttctgttcctccgctacctgatGACAAACCCCCAACTCCGCCCCCAttgccatcatctccaccacctctACCACGTCCACCCTATCCTGTCTTTCAAGGTTCGCAGGTTCAAGGCGCATCTCATTTGGCAGCTGATCGAGTCGATCCAGATAATTTAAGA AATGTTCAAGATCAGCACCCTCATTCTATTCCAAACAATCGAGGCAACATGGATCCTTGTGTGGTTCCGCTTCAGCCTCCGGTGCCCTATACTTCTGGATGTGCAGGGCATACAAATCAAATACTTCCACCGCCACCgctgcctccaccacctcctccaccacccatcGCACAATTCCATCCTCCTGGACCCCATGGAAATTTTTCTGGCCCCCCAGTACCGCACCATGGAAATAACTTTCACcatccaccatcagcaccactgCCTAATAATGCATACCATTTGCATCCACCACCACCGCATCCACCAGGTCCTCCAAATCAGTTCCCATATATGCCACCCGAACCCCAACAAAGAATACAACCTTGGAATTGTAATTCTCCCTATCCCGAGGGATATCAGTACAATGGACATGACAGAGGACCCCATCCATTCGACAGGAGACATCACTTTGATGATAGATGGCATCACTTTGACGATAGAGGGCGGCATTTCAATGATGGAGGGCATCATTTTGATGCTGGAGGACATTACTTCGATGATGGACCATATCACTATGATGATAGAGGGCATCACTTCAATGATAGAGGACAAATGCACCCTGAAGCTGTGGATAGAGGAGGGTTTCCTCCACATTTTGGACCAG ATCCCCCGTATCCAGACCATTTTGATCATGGGCGGCCCTTGGACCATCCGCCAGGTCCTTGTGCCGGGTGGGCAATGCCGCCTAGGAGATCGAAGTTTCCTCCTGGCTCCAGACATTCAATGGATCCTCCGATTTCCCATGAAGGAG GTTGGAGGAGGCAAGGAAGACACAATAATGATAGATTTCATAGATGA
- the LOC124672881 gene encoding probable pectinesterase 66, translated as MEPPCSLRRCAAIVIGVHLLMLLPPSTLSFRLTPALSPAPALAPEALKTITVDQHGGGDFRHVQSAVNFVPDGNREWIRIHVKSGSYREKVTIPKKKGFILLEGDGSWNTDINYDDHAHGDINDLMRNGGGGSNWSPTAESATFTVLADNFVARNIAFKNMYNAVDKSRPDQAVAALVGGDRSAFHGCAFYGFQDTLCDLAGRHYFRDCFIKGGVDFIFGYGQSIYEGCTLESDVPSWYGRQPGWVTAHGRLHAGSPGGLVFKGGEVRGSGRLYLGRAWNQYATVVFYHVNMTDVVVPQGWEAWNAGQDVSQVTFAEVGCSGPGSNTAGRVSWEKHLSEGELQRFVDMKFIDRDGWLSSLPN; from the exons ATGGAGCCGCCGTGCAGCCTGCGCCGCTGTGCTGCCATTGTTATCGGCGTGCACCTGCTTATGCTCCTGccgccgtcgacgctgagctTTAGATTGACGCCGGCGCTGTCCCCGGCCCCGGCCCTGGCCCCGGAGGCGTTGAAGACCATCACCGTGGACCAGCATGGAGGAGGGGACTTTAGGCATGTCCAGTCGGCAGTGAACTTCGTGCCGGACGGCAACCGCGAGTGGATCCGGATCCACGTCAAGAGTGGCAGCTACAG GGAGAAAGTCACCATCCCAAAGAAGAAAGGCTTCATCTTGCTGGAAGGCGACGGGTCGTGGAACACGGACATCAACTACGACGACCACGCCCACGGCGACATAAACGACCTGATgcgcaacggcggcggcggcagcaactGGTCGCCGACCGCGGAGAGCGCCACCTTCACGGTCCTCGCGGACAACTTCGTGGCCCGGAACATAGCCTTCAAGAACATGTACAACGCGGTGGACAAGAGCAGGCCGGACCAGGCGGTGGCGGCGCTGGTGGGCGGCGACCGGAGCGCCTTCCACGGCTGCGCCTTCTACGGGTTCCAGGACACGCTGTGCGACCTGGCCGGCCGGCACTACTTCCGCGACTGCTTCATCAAGGGCGGCGTGGACTTCATCTTCGGCTACGGCCAGTCCATCTACGAAGGGTGCACCCTGGAATCGGACGTGCCGTCGTGGTACGGCCGGCAGCCCGGGTGGGTGACGGCGCACGGGAGGTTGCACGCCGGCAGCCCTGGCGGGCTGGTGTTCAAGGGCGGCGAGGTGCGGGGCTCCGGCCGCCTGTACCTCGGCCGCGCGTGGAACCAGTACGCCACCGTCGTCTTCTATCACGTGAACATGACCGACGTCGTGGTCCCGCAGGGATGGGAGGCCTGGAACGCCGGCCAAGATGT GTCACAGGTGACGTTCGCGGAAGTTGGATGCAGTGGCCCAGGATCCAACACTGCCGGAAGAGTTTCATGGGAGAAGCATCTCAGCGAGGGAGAGCTGCAGAGATTCGTGGACATGAAGTTCATTGATCGTGATGGTTGGCTATCCAGTCTACCTAATTAG
- the LOC124672882 gene encoding probable pectinesterase 66: MRPLFLVAGLVLPLLLLRWAPVPSLALAPVSRTITVDQRGGGQYTTVQAAVDAVPEGNSRWVRIYVKQGIYREKVTIPSQKGFIMLQGDGHWNTEISFDAHAYDMLGIANITDYSSTYTSATFTAQADDFIARSISFKNTYGGFDRPAVAALVGGDRSAFYDCAFRSYQDTLCDFTGRHHFRRCIIEGAVDFIFGFGRSIYEDCTLLSNMPASSRQPGWVTAHAAEPGSYAGLVFKGGRIVGSGRQFLGRPWKTEATVVFFQVTMAGIVVPQGWDKWNSAQDVSRVTYAEVGCRGPGSYTAERVPWEKHLSYREVQRFVDIRFIDDGWLSNQPW; encoded by the exons ATGCGGCcgctcttcctcgtcgccggTTTAGttctgccgctgctgctgctccggTGGGCGCCTGTGCCGAGCCTCGCGTTGGCCCCGGTGTCCAGGACCATCACCGTGGACCAGCGTGGAGGAGGGCAGTACACGACGGTGCAGGCGGCGGTGGACGCCGTGCCGGAAGGCAACAGCCGGTGGGTCAGGATCTACGTCAAGCAAGGGATCTACAGGGAGAAGGTGACGATCCCAAGCCAGAAAGGCTTCATCATGCTCCAAGGCGACGGCCACTGGAATACGGAGATCAGCTTCGACGCGCACGCCTACGACATGCTCGGCATCGCCAACATCACGGACTACTCGTCGACGTACACCAGCGCCACCTTCACCGCGCAGGCCGACGACTTCATCGCCCGGAGCATCTCCTTCAAG AACACGTACGGCGGCTTCGACcgcccggcggtggcggcgctggtCGGCGGCGACCGGAGCGCCTTCTACGACTGCGCCTTCCGCAGCTACCAGGACACGCTCTGCGACTTCACCGGCCGGCACCACTTCCGCCGCTGCATCATCGAGGGCGCCGTCGACTTCATCTTCGGCTTCGGCAGGTCCATCTACGAGGATTGCACCCTGCTGTCCAACATGCCGGCGTCGTCCCGGCAGCCCGGCTGGGTGACTGCCCACGCAGCCGAACCCGGCAGCTACGCCGGGCTGGTGTTCAAGGGTGGCCGGATCGTGGGTTCCGGCCGCCAGTTCCTCGGCCGCCCGTGGAAAACGGAGGCCACCGTCGTGTTCTTCCAAGTGACCATGGCTGGCATAGTCGTCCCGCAGGGATGGGACAAGTGGAACTCCGCCCAAGACGT GTCACGAGTGACGTATGCGGAAGTTGGATGCAGAGGGCCCGGATCCTACACTGCCGAGAGAGTGCCATGGGAGAAGCACCTGAGCTACAGAGAGGTGCAGCGATTCGTGGACATCAGGTTCATCGACGACGGTTGGCTATCCAACCAACCGTGGTAG